ATTATTATGCAAGTCCAAAAAGATAAACACTTTGTAATTGAGTTGGGGCAGACAGTCTTCTAGTTGGTTATTTGAAAGATTGAGCTTCTGAAGATAGGTAAGGTCCCGTAGCCAAGCGGGAACACCACCGCTAATTCTGTTATCTGACAGGTCTAAGTCTCTTAGTGAATACTGAGTAGAGAGAAATGCTGGAAAATTGCCTTCAATATTACATGAGCTCAGTCCCAGGTATCCCAGATGAGAAAACTGTGGAACCCAACTTGAAGAAATGTTAATGGTCAGCTGATTCTAGATAACAGAAGTATGAGAAGTTGAGTCAAATTTTGGAACATAGAAATAGAAACACCACCCGTTAAATTGTTGGAAGAAAGTGACAGCACTTCCAATCCAACAAGCTCTGAAAATGAATCTGGTATTGCTCCAGACAACTGATTATTATTTAAGACAAGGCGGCGTAATAGAGAAAGCTGACCCAAAGAAGTCGGGATATCACCATTTAGCTGGTTGTACTCTAGAACCAGATACCGGAGGGAGGAAATCCTACCAAGACAGTATGGCACTCCACCCTTCAACTGGTTAAATGAAAGATCAATCTTCGAAAGACTAGACAGTGGCTCCATTAGATATCCAAATGGGGGTATAACCCCTGTTAACTGATTGTCGACAACATCTAGGGTCTGAAGTTTTGAAAAGTTTGCAATGGAAGGAGGAATTTCTCCCTGTAGATTGTTAACAGCCAGGCTAAGTTTTCTCAAACTTGAAGAGCCGTGAAGGAAATCGGAAGGGATAGAACCACTGAGATCACAAGAACTGAGGTCAAGTGACACCAAGGACGAAACATTCTTGAACCAAGCTGGTAGCGTGAATGGGAATGAGTTATCGATAAGATGGAGGTGAGATAAACGGATGAGATTTAGAAGTGAAGGAATGCTTCCTGAAAGACTACAATGAGACAAGTAAATCTGGCTAAGATTAGAGAGACTTGACAGGGAGTCGCCCCAGTTGTGAGATGCTTTTTCAAGGTTCAGATTCCTCATCGCCAGGTACTCCAAATTTCTCAGACTTCTTACCCATTCACCAAATCTTGAACTCTTGAGTCTGAATTTGGAGGAATAATAGTCTGACAGATCAAGATACTGTAAGGCTGACAAATTTCCGAATTCTAGAGGGATCTCACCCTCAAATCCAGCATAAGCCAAGCTAAGAAATGTAAGCTTCTTGAGGCTTCCCAACTGATGAGGTATAGCAATGCCCTCGAAGTCATTCCAACTCAAATCCAAGTGGCGTAGATGCTGCAAATTAAACAGAGACGGATGAATCTCCCCACTCAACGGACGGTCGACCTTGTAACCATCCAAATCATTTCCCTTACGATAAGGGTTTTTGAGGTCAAGTTGAATGACATGATTTGTTTGGTAGCCACAAAGAATTCCCTGCCACTGGCAACAGTTGTATCCTCGCCATGAGCTTAATCGAGCATAGGAGTCGTTTAGGCCCCCTTTGAAATCGAGCAGATAACTTCTTTCATCATCTTTACATCCACTGATATCAGTGATCATAGCAATACCCAAGACAGAGCTTAAAGCAATGTAAAACGAAATGGGAGACATGGTTGTAGGCAAAGGCTCAAGTTCATATTGCCCAACTTCCGCtctttactatatatatataaataaattaataaactcTCCTAGCGCCCTCAATGTAAGAATTTCTAAGGCTTTAATTAGAAGAGTTCGATACATACGGTTCTATATTTCTCGCTATTGTATTGGTTTAAACTTGTATTATTTTGATGGTATTGAATAATCGTTTCTTTTCGCGTGTTGAGATAAAAGAGGGATGTTTGAGTCACCTTAATTAGTAGAggattaaagttttttttttaaaatattatatcaaCATCATTCGAAAGGCTATGATACATTTGTATAGATTTGGTTCTTAGGTTTCTAATTAGATAATGGTAAATATAAGGTGATTAGTATTAAAATATTCAAATACATTGATCGATAAGACTTTTCAATATATATTTGTTATATGATATTTAATAATGAATTTTTAATGTGTATTATGATTTTAAGAAAGACTTTTCTTTAATATCTCTTGTATGAGATCTATGATCATTTTTATTCTTATTATAATACCTATTCTTATATTAATTTATGAagtagtctctctctctctctctatatatatatatatttgaaacatTGTCATCTtacttaaaaatttaaattatttgaaaTACACACATATTGTTCTATTTGATGACCTCTAATCGCCTAAATTTATCAAGGGTTAGCTTTTATTTAATTCTTTATACTTCTCTCATTTCAACATGTTTGTTTAAAGTTACATTAATAGGAAATTTAGATGTTAAATCACCATATTAATTATCAGTGAAAACGAAGAATAATTCCTATAGCTGTAAAAAATGGTATAAAGAGCAtattatcattttttgaaatttgattttcaaCATGAAAAAATTACTTGGATTATTATACTTCTTCATGGTGAATTTTCTAAGATTATTGCAAAATTTTCAAGAAGTTATTTCTTAATGTATACCTTAAAAATGGATATGATGCCTTAATGGGTAAGGTAATTAATTGAATATTGTAATTAATCATGATATATGTGATCAAGTCAATAACTAAGTAGTAACATGGTGAAATAAActagttaaataaatataattttcttattattttttctATCCCCATTAGGTATTTTGTACACCCCTTCACATTACAAAGCATTTATATTGACAAGTAAAATAACCTCTAATCATATAAACATGCAAACACCTATTTTCTGGGTGAATCCTAACTATGCTAACCATGGGTCTAATATTATTTTAGGTGAATCCTAACTATGCTAACCCATGGGTCTAATATTTTTTCATATattgaaacaaagaaaataaagataCAAATAAAATAGGAGCAAATAGAAAAATGGAATGAAGAAGAAAATCAGCCAATAACCAATCCAAAatatcacatcagatataacaaaTTTGAGCTTGAAATTTAATGTATTATTATAACAATGCAATAGGTTTTAACTTTGAATTTCAATAAACATTGCATTTATCTAGAAAACATCATGTCTTTCTCATGTAGTTGGAATACTTGATATTAATGCATCCAAATGCTTGTTGGTATTCACCTACTCTTTGAGTACCCCCTATAGTtgataatagaaataaaaaaattggaaaatgttatCAGAGTAAAACTTAAGTGTTTTTGCTTCCTAGTGAATAATTTTCTTTGAAAAGATTGCCAAACATCTAATTTTTCATATATTACTTGTTTAGTGTGTTAAGTTGTATCCACATATAATTTTTTCCTCACCTAGACCTGACCTTGGCATTCTATGTCTCAATGCCTGATGTTTTTTTTAATTCCACTCACACCTTTTGAAAACCTACA
This genomic stretch from Cryptomeria japonica chromosome 8, Sugi_1.0, whole genome shotgun sequence harbors:
- the LOC131079510 gene encoding receptor-like protein EIX2, encoding MSPISFYIALSSVLGIAMITDISGCKDDERSYLLDFKGGLNDSYARLSSWRGYNCCQWQGILCGYQTNHVIQLDLKNPYRKGNDLDGYKVDRPLSGEIHPSLFNLQHLRHLDLSWNDFEGIAIPHQLGSLKKLTFLSLAYAGFEGEIPLEFGNLSALQYLDLSDYYSSKFRLKSSRFGEWVRSLRNLEYLAMRNLNLEKASHNWGDSLSSLSNLSQIYLSHCSLSGSIPSLLNLIRLSHLHLIDNSFPFTLPAWFKNVSSLVSLDLSSCDLSGSIPSDFLHGSSSLRKLSLAVNNLQGEIPPSIANFSKLQTLDVVDNQLTGVIPPFGYLMEPLSSLSKIDLSFNQLKGGVPYCLGRISSLRYLVLEYNQLNGDIPTSLGQLSLLRRLVLNNNQLSGAIPDSFSELVGLENQLTINISSSWVPQFSHLGYLGLSSCNIEGNFPAFLSTQYSLRDLDLSDNRISGGVPAWLRDLTYLQKLNLSNNQLEDCLPQLNYKVFIFLDLHNNSFHGSISGLSFGGIILDLSHNKFNGSIPGTIHPLFTMSLSANNLSGRMPHSICKAGNEITILDLSDNRLRDVISADLGKYIRVFDIGNNRFRGSIPVWIGKMRKLHILSLTNSQFEGSIPPQLFELHNLQVLDLSHNNISRTIPRGLEMLHAMVNQSQSFEMQSYEHTVGIRINANPYIYALVDFLGQITLWIKGTARPYPKIWRSFKVMDLSHNKLWGSIPHKIGLLRGLVALNISNNTMSGSIPESLGQMVNLQSQDLSENMLSGKIPPELVSLTFLSVLNLSDNMLSGLIPQGNQFSTFEASSFLGNPNLRGPPLENITQSSGFGERGSQVESNSTVVADPDKMDRWWAVAVGLCYGVGFASVIALLCFHIEWRYRCFILLDGVVAYLCER